Proteins found in one Apostichopus japonicus isolate 1M-3 chromosome 16, ASM3797524v1, whole genome shotgun sequence genomic segment:
- the LOC139983211 gene encoding uncharacterized protein isoform X1 gives MEIYCLIIFLISFNFDGFNGFNNSISVRLVERDSVILECNGSAPKGNRWFLNDRVIFANTLLFKYLPDVNLSNSYSLSISNATINHQGLYRCTRNFTHVVSYKVTIEVIPELTVSFDEHTFSELQSTYTHVVIAGEPLQMKCIAVGSRPPASLTWVVNGEDVDPSNVHNVLYKPNERKNTTDSESTLHLLPTGTHVNISCQFRGIELVSLNLTINLIFFESLDESVSEDDSLQDDAETKDSDLLVWSLVAVISFLLILLAFTCGIFISRNTPQCSTTDVTTINHEPQPMSPSAQVMTTECQKAVTHGYFSDHATAPNDIPEYQEMEQPNENYNKQIYRKNPNCVYYQKISS, from the exons ATGGAGATATATTGTTTGATAATCTTCTTAATTTCCTTCAACTTTGACGGTTTTAATGGATTTAATAACTCAATATCAGTCAGACTGGTCGAAAGAGATTCTGTGATTTTGGAATGTAATGGATCTGCGCCTAAAGGAAACAGATGGTTTCTTAACGATCGAGTCATATTTGCAAATACACTTCTGTTTAAATATTTGCCAGATGTGAACTTATCAAATAGCTACTCATTATCCATCTCAAACGCTACAATAAATCATCAAGGATTGTATAGATGTACCCGTAATTTTACCCATGTTGTGAGCTACAAGGTGACAATAGAAG TGATCCCAGAGCTTACGGTGTCATTTGACGAGCATACATTTAGTGAACTGCAAAGTACATATACCCACGTGGTAATAGCGGGAGAGCCTCTGCAGATGAAATGTATTGCGGTTGGATCAAGACCTCCTGCTAGCCTAACGTGGGTTGTGAATGGTGAAGATGTAGACCCATCCAATGTACACAATGTACTATACAAACCAAACGAGAGGAAAAACACCACAGACTCAGAATCTACATTACATCTACTACCAACTGGAACTCACGTCAACATTTCATGTCAGTTTAGAGGGATAGAATTAGTCAGTCTGAACCTGACCATCAACCTTATCTTCTTTGAGAGCTTAGATGAATCAG TTTCAGAAGATGATTCTTTGCAAGATGATGCCGAGACCAAGGATTCAGATTTGTTGGTTTGGTCATTGGTTGCCGTCATTTCCTTCCTCTTAATACTGCTAGCGTTTACATGCGGGATTTTTATCAGCAG GAATACCCCACAATGCTCGACTACAGACGTAACCACGATCAACCATGAACCGCAACCAATGAGTCCATCAGCTCAAGTTATGACAACTGAATGTCAAAAAGCCGTAACACATGGTTATTTTAGCGATCATGCGACAGCACCCAACGACATTCCCGAGTATCAGGAGATGGAACAGCCCAATGAAAACTACAACAAGCAGATATACAGAAAGAATCCGAACTGTGTATATTACCAAAAGATTTCATCATAA
- the LOC139983210 gene encoding uncharacterized protein gives MSFKIVIMDRIHLKVLVLFIVTGFLRVKIVRANTEVSRKVVHLSSHVILNCDISEKKGTKLWWFDGELLYFNYINTHPIEGVSLSENYSLVIQEVMFQHEGLFTCTCEGSPNVAYNLSVAVIPEVTLSFDNDTFIRMMRHSPEIIVIDPREPIEITCLAIGSRPPASLTWVVNDEDVSLDSPNVRDVMYTPNKERPNITDSTSTLHLLPSGDEVNVSCQFRGMEFISSNVTILVPCGIFDQHFQADVLLSEGNWFNNTTEEWMLWISVSSSVCFFVLMATFVCGLFCGRKLKKNPQISNMDGCVTNDEQEWPDEMFDSDGNELQTEISESYFLEANDEDEYQEISADNIYYKNMHSVSHDRILYHSK, from the exons ATGAGTTTCAAAATTGTCATCATGGATAGGATACATCTGAAAGTCTTGGTTTTATTTATCGTTACTGGTTTCCTAAGAGTTAAGATTGTAAGAGCCAATACTGAAGTATCACGCAAGGTGGTTCATCTTAGTTCACATGTGATCTTAAACTGTGATATATCTGAGAAGAAAGGAACCAAACTATGGTGGTTTGACGGTGAATTGCTTTACTTCAACTATATTAACACCCATCCAATAGAAGGTGTCTCTCTGTCGGAAAACTACTCGCTAGTAATACAGGAAGTTATGTTCCAGCACGAGGGATTGTTTACCTGCACATGCGAGGGTTCACCAAATGTGGCCTACAATTTGAGTGTGGCGG TTATCCCAGAGGTTACATTGTCATTCGACAATGACACGTTTATCCGTATGATGAGACACTCACCGGAAATCATTGTCATTGATCCGAGAGAGCCAATCGAGATAACATGTCTTGCGATTGGATCGAGACCCCCGGCTAGCCTAACGTGGGTCGTTAATGACGAAGATGTAAGCCTAGACAGTCCCAACGTACGTGATGTTATGTACACACCAAACAAAGAGAGGCCAAACATTACCGACTCAACATCCACATTACATCTCCTTCCTTCTGGAGATGAGGTCAATGTTTCTTGTCAATTTAGAGGAATGGAGTTTATCAGCTCCAACGTGACCATCCTTGTCCCTTGTGGGATATTTGATCAACATTTTCAAG CTGATGTCCTTCTTTCCGAAGGTAACTGGTTTAATAACACGACAGAAGAGTGGATGTTGTGGATATCGGTTTCGTCCAGCGTCTGTTTCTTCGTGTTAATGGCCACTTTTGTATGTGGATTATTTTGCGGGAG GAAACTAAAGAAAAATCCACAAATCTCCAACATGGACGGTTGTGTGACAAATGACGAACAAGAATGGCCAGATGAGATGTTCGATAGTGATGGAAATGAACTACAAACAGAAATCTCCGAAAGTTATTTTCTTGAAGCAAATGATGAGGATGAGTACCAGGAGATAAGTGcagataatatatattacaagaATATGCACTCAGTAAGCCATGACCGTATACTTTATCACTCTAAGTAG